In Candidatus Nezhaarchaeales archaeon, the genomic window ATTACGTCGTCAAAAATCGTGAATATTTATTAGTCGAAAAACCTGCGATTTGAGAAGTTTGTAGGGGTTCGCCATTATCCCTGCTATCGCGTAGAGCCGCCCCCATAACCTTCCTCGGGGGGTTAGCGCTGTGCTTACCTAAGCGTTAACGGCGTTGGCCCCTCGTTAAGCTTTAGCCCGCCCCCATTAATAGGTTGTACCTCCGGATGTTTTCGTCGGCTATCCTCTGAATTAACCCTATGACCTCCTTACCCTTCGGGTGCGTGAAGAGGTGGCGGAACCTTGCCTGCGGCTTAAGGTATTCCTCCACGGGTTTCTTCTCCCTTATCTTCATCACCCTAACTACGGCGCCGTTTTCCCATTCTACCAGCGGGTATAGGCCTGTTTCCACGGCTAGTCTTGCTAACGGTATTACGTCCCTACCGGATATCCCCCAGCCCGTGACGCAGGGGCAGTGTACCTGTAGGTACTTCGATCCCTCGAACTCCACGGCTCTTTTAACCTTCCGCGTTAAGTCAGGTACGTAGGCGACGCTCGCGGTGGCTACGTAGGGGGCTCCGTGGGCTACCGCTATCTCAGGCATGTTCTTCTTCCTTTGAAGCTTCCCGGGTTGAAGCTTCCCCGCGGGCGTAGTGGTAGTGTTAGCTCCCGTAGGAGTTAAGCCGCTCTGCTGGTTACCCGTGTTCTGGTATGCTTCGTTATCTAAGCATACGTACAGTACGTTATGCCCCCTGTCGAACATGCCCGATAGGCAGCCTATCCCTATGTCTGCGGTGGCTCCATCACCCGCGAGCACTACGACGTGGCCTTCATCCTTCCTCCCTAAAACCTTTAAGGCTACCTCTATGCCTGAGGCTACCGAGGCCGCGTTCTCGAAGAGGGAATGTATGTAGGGGACGCCCCAAGCGCTCCTATCGTACTGGGAGCTTATGATTTCGAGGCAACCGGTCGGGTTCACCACGAAGCACCTACCTTCCAGAGCGTTTATAACGGTTTTAGCCGCTATCGCTAACCCGCAGCCTGGGCAGGCTCCATGACCGGGGCCGAAGTAGGTCTTCAAGGGGCTAACACCTCCTCGAAGGGTTTAACGCCCTCAAAGTGGAAGCCTTCCCTAATCCTACCTTCAATAACCTTGTTTATGCAGTCCACGATTAACGCCCTCGGAACGTCGCGTCCACCTAGCCCGACCGCAATAGAGTAAACCTCCGGCGTATTCCCGGATCTATATAACGCGCCCTTTAACTCTATGGCTACTGGCCCCTCATAACCAAAGGAGACGGATCTTTCAAATACGATTACCTTATTCGCGCTCCTTAACGCCCTTCTAACCTCCTCGACCGGGAACGGCCTAAGCGTTCTTAGCTTTACGAGTCCAACCCTCCTACCCCGGCTTCGCATCTCGTCGACCACGTCCCTGACTAAGCCGACTAGTGAACCCATAGCTACGGCTACTACCTCAGCGTCCTCCGTGAAGTATTCGACTAGGTGTCCACCCCAATCCCTTCCCACCGTTTTAGCCCACTCCCTACACGTTTCGCTTATAACCTCTTTAGCCCTCGTCATCGCGTTTTGAAGGGCGACCCTAAGCTCCATGTAGCAGTGCGGTGGAGCGTAACTACCGAAGGTTAACGGGTTCTTAGTCGTCATGTAGACCGGGGGGTTATATCTTGGTAGGAAACCGTCAACTACCTCCTGGCTTAATACGTCGATTGGCTCGTAGGCGTGGGTAAGCTTATAGCCGTCCATGCAGACCATGAAGGGCAGCATTACGCGTCTATCCTCAGCTACCTTAAACGCTTGAGGTATTACGTCGTGGGCCTCCTGTAGGTTTTCAACGTAGACTTGCGGTATCCCGGCGTCTCTCATCAACATACTATCCTGCTGATCGTTCCAGATGCTAAGAGGCGCTGACATCGCCCTATTCGTAACTACTAGCACTATCGGTAAGCGAAGCCCAGCCGCGTTCCATAGTACTTCGCTCATTAGTATTAGGCCTTGAGAACAAGTAGCGGTAAACGTCCTAGCCCCCGCCGCGGCCGCTCCAACAAGTATGGAGGCTGCTCCGAACTCTGATTCAGCGGTTATATACTCACAGTCCTTTAGTTCGCCGTTAGCGTACATTTCAGCTAGCCTTTCAACTATTTCCGTTTGAGGCGTTATAGGGTAGGCGCAGACGACGTTAGGCCTACAAAGCTTAACGGCGTAAGCCACTGCGTAGAAGCCTCTTACGACCTGAACGACCACGACGTGAACCCCCTTAAACCTTATACATCTCCTTAACCTCCATGGTTATCGCCCCTACGGGGCATACGACCGAGCATATCCCGCATCCCTTACAGTAATCGTAGTCGACTACGGCCTTCCTCTTACGATCCACGTCCTGAATCCATATACAGGGCTCCGGGCAATACATTTCACATAGCCTACAGCCCGTACACTTCTCTAAGTCTACCTTCGGCCATTCAGTCCCCCACCAACCCGTTTTCATACGTCTACTACCGAAGGGACCGGAGGTTCCGCCTAGGCTTACCTTAAGCTTTTCAGACAAGGCCTTCAACCCCGCTCCATAATCTTATAGGCTACCTCTACTAGCTTCACGTTCCTTTCAGCTAGCTCCGCCTTCTCCTTAAACCATTCCTCCACCGTTTCCTTCAAGGTCTCCAGCTTTACCAGCTTTGTAGCGCCAGCGAAGGCACCGACCATGGCCGTATTGGTAATAGGCCTACCTAGGTACTCCATGGCTAGCTTCGTCGCGTTTAAGGCCTTAACGTTTTTAACGCCAACCAGCTTCATCAAGGCTTCAACACTCGGGTAGTTCGCTATTATCATGCCGCCCTCCTTTAAGCCAGCATTAACCCTAACCTCGTGGATAACCGTGGGGTCCATGACGACCACGTAGTCAGGGTTATGAACCTCGTCCCTTAAAACGACGGGTTTATCCGAGATCCTAAGGTACGAGTTAACCGGTGTCCCCCTCTTCTCAGCTCCGAAGGCGGGGAAGGAGAGCGTATAGTAACCCTCCTTAAAGCCGGCTACCGCTAAGATATCCGCCGCCGTAACCACCCCTTGACCTCCCCTACCGTGAAACCTAACTTCTATTAGAATAGTTTAACACCTCAACTACTACGGGTAACGTAGTACGGGTTGACGCGACTTTTTTGCTTTACGGTTTAACGCTGCTTAGAGGTGTAATCCCTAGGCCCGGGATTAAACGTTGAGCTTCACCGCTTAACAGTTTATCCACTACGGGCTTAAGCTTCATGAAGACGTTTCTCAACCCTTGAAGGTCATCGTAGCAGTGGTCGCTAATCATCCTTAAGGCTTCCTGATCCCCGCTTAAAGCCTTAAAGTATAGAGGCGGCATATCGCTACCCTTTAACTCGAACCTTTTAGGTATACCGAAGAACTTGCATACGCTATCTAAATCGTACTTACCGAGCCTTAGGAAGCTCTTAGCGACTAGGTAGAGGTCTAAATGCTTAACGGTCATTAACCCTGATACGTCGAGCCCGTTCCTAATAGCGCGAGCTACCAGCATTGGTAGGTCGAAGCCGGATCCATACCAGGTTACGACGTACTCGTATTTTGAAAGCTTAGCTATAAGCTCCCTGATAACAGAGGCTTCATCCATAACGCTTTTAGCGAACACGTGGCTCCAGGAGCCGTCCTCCTCCATAACTCCGAAGCCAACTATGAAGCTACTTTCAGCTTCAAGCCCAGTACTTTCAACGTCGAGGAAGCAAAGCTTAACCATAGCTAACCCTTTAAGCTTAAAGCCTAGGAGTATGCAATTAAATAATTAAGTGAATCCTTTTTATAGTCTTCCTATTTTTCCTGGTTCTGGCTGAAGGATTGGACGTGTATACAGTCCTACCCAGCAAATGCCACCCTTGCATAGACATAAGGAGGCATATCGCGCAGCAAACCGATAGGTTTAAAGAGCTTAAACCAAAGGAGTTCTACTACCATTTAAAAAGCATCGAAGACTAAACGTATTCACGCCCCCTTAAACACACCCTTCATTACCCTCTAACGCAACCGTTAAACGAAAAAGTTAAGCCTTCAAGCCTACTAGGCTTTTACAGCCTCACTATAAAGTCGAGCCGCTGACCTAGCTACGAAGACTAGGATTAAGGGTGAAACTAGTACGCTGATTATATAACCGATATACGGGATCGAGTTTAAACCCGCGACTATCGCTACTAAGACGAAAACTACGAGGAGCCAAGCTAAATACCTCCCCCAACCTATCCTACCGATAACCCCTAAGATTTCACCAATCGAGAAGGCCTTAGAAAATCTACCCGTTTTAACCATATGGGTTATAGCCATGGATAAAAATACGAGGAAGAAGAACGATAAGACAAGGAATAATAAGAAGAGGCTTAAAGCTAAACCAGTAAATAACGCGTAGGGGAATAGGAAGAAGCCGAAACCAGCCCTAACCGATAATAATCCAAGCATAAACACGACGCACGGGATCAGCATGTAAATAACGCCCGCCACGGCCACCTTCAACCCTTTAACCCAAAGCCCAAGGAAACCCTCCAACGGCGGCGAGGTATCGGTTTTAGGCGTTTCCTCAATAACCCTCCAAGAGTAACCAAGGGCGATAAGGTTTACAATAGGGATAGCGTATAAAACAACGAGGAGGATATACCTACCAAGGTTCCCGATAAACCCCTTTACGTAGTTAAAGGAATCGGTAAGGACCTCCTCAAGCCTCATAACGGTTCCACCTTCAACCATACACGTATACCTTCAAGAGCCCACCCTTTAAAAATAGCGGCTAAACCATTAAATCTCTGTCATTTTAGGGCTGAAGATCCCTTCATGGGCCGGCGCGATGTGGTTTACGGTAAAAACCATGTAGGTTGATGGAAACCCGCCGCTCCATAAAGGCCGGCGCCACTCCATAAACCCTAATGTAACCCTCATCGGCCGCGGCCCGGTTAAACCCAGCCTATAAAGCCTTTAAGGAAGGGAGGTTGGAGAGCAAGCCCTCCTAGTTAAGGTTTAGAGCGGTATGCAACGGTCGCCTCTGAGCTATACGAGTTACCCTTTTCTGCCTCATCTCCTCCATAAGTCTGAAGCCGTTGCTAACCGTTAAATACCGTTAAATTAAACGTTAAACGTGTCCTTAAACCAGGTCCTCGACGCCGTTAAAAAACTCTACAATGACGCTGAGTTAAACCACGTTTTAACCGGGTGGAACGTAGACCTCTACGTACCCCGGCATCAGATGGCGATACTAACCCTTAAAGGTAGACGCTGCGAATCATCGGTAAACCGTTTCTACGCCTCTCTATTCAAGCTTGTAGATATGAAGCACTCCGACGGAAGCCTAAAGCCGATAATCCTCTGGGACGGCCCCATCCCCTTAACCATGGAGGACTTGGAGGCGGCTTCAAGGTGGGGCGTCTACGTAGTTTCAAGTAGGCAGCTACAACTCCTTAAAGAGGTTGAAGCCGGTGAAAACGTTAAAACCGTGAACGGTAAAGCCAACATAGTGAAGCCCCTTAAAAACCCTAGGATCGGGAGGCAGAAGGCTAAACTCATAGAGGCAGAGCTTCTAAACGTACTCTCCAAGGAGCCCCTATCACTACCCGAAGCTATCCACTTATTGAAGGATAAAGCCCCGCCTAAAAGCATATACTGGATCCTTAGAAGGCTTCATAGGCAGGGTAAAATCCTAACCCTAGTTAGAAGCAGTAAGACCATCTACGGCACCAGTATGAGTCAACTACCCCTAGCCTTAATGAAGGCGCCTAGTAAGGAGCTACTTAAAGCTAAGAGGCTTAACGAAGCCTACCAGTTAATCGTTAGAAGGGGGGCGTTAACCGCTAAAGAAGTAGCCGATATACTAGGCTACCCTGAACGTTTAGTTATCGCCGACCTAGTAAAGCTTAAGGATAAAGGACTATTGAAACGCGTAAAAACCGATGGGAAAACAGTTAAATGGATAACCGTAAAACAACCCTAACCTCCTCTAAAGGTTAGGGGGCGGAGCCCTCAAGGGATGATGAAAACCATGAAGCCCGTAACGGTTAAATGCGGCCTTCAACCGTTATGAAGCTACATGAACAACCTTACTAAAGCTACTATTAAGCCTACTAGTATTGGGATGTCGAAGCCTACGATAAGCTTCTCTAGGAAGCCGATACGCCTATCAACGTAATACCTTAAATCTTCGAACCTCCTATTCATATCTTCGAATCTTTTATTTATATCTTCAAACCTCTTATTTATATCTTCAAACCTTTTATCTATGCTTTCAAACCTTCTGTTTATGTCTTCAAACCTCTTATTTATATCTTCAAACCTTCTGTTTATGTCTTCGAACCTTTTGTTCGTATCTTCAAATCTTCTGTTTACGTCTTCAAACCTTCTGTTTATTAGGTCTATTAGTAGTTTTAGGTCTTCTTTTGTTGCCAGCTTGTCCCATGGCGTTAGTTTAACGAGTAGTTCGTATACTAGTTCGGGTTTAACCTCTAAAGCCTTAACGATAACCTCCGGATGTTCGATTAAAACCCTTTCAACCTGTTCTAGTAACGACAAGTACGCCGCCGTAAAGCATGGTTAAAACGCTTACTAAAAAGCTTTCATAGCTAATTAGTTTAAAAGGGCGGATGGGCTTACAGCTTATCGGGGTTTTTCAGCTTGATGGCGAGGAGTGAAGCCATAGAGTTGGTTAAACGTAATATTAGTAGTGATCGACTGGTTAAACATATGGTGGCTGTTGAAGCCATAATGAGGGGTTTGGCCCAACGGTTAGGCGAAGATGTGGAGTTATGGGGGCTTGTAGGTTTACTTCACGACGTCGACTACGAAAAAACAGTTAACAGCTTCCTCGAGCACGGCTTAACTTCCGCTAGGATGCTTGAAGGCCTACTTCCACTTGAAGCCTTAGATGCTATAAAGGCGCATAACGAGTTAACCGGCTACCGTAGCGATACGAAGCTGGCTAAGGCGTTAAAGGCTGCTGATCAGCTTTCAGGGCTTCTAGTAGCTGTAGCGCTCGTAATGCCGAGTAGGAAGCTAGCTGAAGTAAGGGTTGAAAGTATACTTAAAAAGTTTAAGCAGAAGGATTTCGCTAGAGGCGTCGATAGGAGTAAAATACGTATATGTGAAGAACTAGGCTTAAGCCTTGAAGAGTTCATAGAGTTAGGGCTACGGGCCGTTCAACGGGTAAGTAACGAGTTAGGGCTATAGCTTAATACTTCATGGCTTAATCCTTGAGGCTAGCTTTTCGAAGGCCTTGGGGAAAACGGGCTGGAAACGTAGGTTGAAGGGCGTTGGGTAGCGTGCGAGGCCCTTAGCGTAAAGGGCATCGAGGCCCTCGATAACCGCCTTAAGCATGGACGCTGGAACCGCGAAGATCAGTTCGTCGTCCTCCGTAGCCGCGAAAATACGGTCGCCCTCGTCGGGGAGTACTAGGTTTACGCCGCCCTTAAGGAGCGTTTGAATAACGCCATGCCCACAGGAAGCATGCCTACCGCTATACTGAAGGTTTAGCGCGCCGCCACAACCATATAGACTTGCCAAGGTTAAAAGGAAGGCTTGAGCCGCGTTACAGTAAACGAGTATTACGTCCGGGCTTAGCTTGGTCCTCGTTAAAGGCGAAGTAGCAACCCCTACGCATTCACCCTCCTTAAGCTTGCAGAAGTTTAAGGTGAAAGCGGCGCTTTTAGCCGCGGCCTCGCGATCCTTAACGAAGCCAGCCTCCAAAACCCATTCCTCAACAGCCTCCCGATCCACGCTGCCCCAGCCATGTAGGAAGGTGGCGGGAGGACAAACGTTATCCTCGGGCGTAACGAGCATGCTCCACCCGTACCTACGAGTCATTCCGAAGGCTTGACACACCGTGGTTTTAACGCCTAAAGCCTTTAAGGGCCTCTTTAAGCCTTCAGGTAGCGCTTCACCCGGCTTAACAAGCTTAACGGCGACCGGAAACGTTTTCGGGCGGAGAAGCCCTTCAAGCCTTAAACCCATCGAATGCCAATAGTCGAGGGAAGACAAAACCGAAACCCAGAACAGTGAGCCGCGCATCCTTATAAACCCTTCCAAGCCCAACGCGTTTAAGCCAACGGCCTTAAGCCGAAACCTTAACTCCAAGGTTGAATAGGCTACTCGTAATAGCCAACTTTAAGGTGTTAGAAGTGGTTTCTAGGGCTAAGGATGACAAGCTTAAAGGATTCATCCAACGCGGAAACCTCTTACGGGCTTGCAACTATGAAATTCTACTACCGAAGAACCACTGCTGGATTCTTGAAAAATATTCTAATGCTTATAAATGAGGACGTAAAACTTTACACTACGCTCAGCATAACCATTGACTGTGAAGGCTCGGTATGTACGTGAAACCTTAAAGGAAGAACTACGATGTTCGCAATTTCACTCCGCAACGAGAAGACCTACGTCCTTAAGCCATTATACAACACGTTGAAGCAGCACTATAAGTTGAGCCTATACGTAATACTTAGAGGCAAGACGTCGTAAATATTCCAATGACGACTGCATCAAGGTCTATATCAAAGCCCACGTTAAACACCTCCTAGAGAACGTTGGGCTAGCGCTTCCGCATAAACGGTTTAATGCATGCTTAATCGAGCAAACCAGTATATTGAAGCACCATCGAGCCAATGTAAGTAGGATTGAAGACGTTCATAAGGAAATATTGAAGGAAAGCAGGCTTATCGCGAAAAGCCTCCACGAAACGTGGCGGGCGTTAGACGGAAAAACGTAAACGAGGGGGGATCGATAGAAAAAACGTTTCGAAGAGGGAAGAACGTAGCTTAGAGCCGAGGCGCGGAAGCCGCTTAAAACGCTGAAGGAGAAGTAAGCCTTTGGAGGGCTTGAAGAGCGTATCGAGGCTTACTTCCGAGCTCGGAAGTCCCTTAAGCTTAAGGGTTAAACCTTGAGTTCGAGCTAGCACGGGATGGTTGCTTCAACGAGTAGCTTTAAGGGCTCCACATTACCCTTAACCGGTTTAAGGGCTTCCAAGGCTTCACGGCCAAGCCTCTTCAACAGCCTTAAAGCGTAGTTAATACCGCCACTACGCTCAGCGATACGGACAAGCTTAAGCCCAACCCTCCGATCAACCACACCCCCGGATAACAACGCCTTAATCTGATCCTTAAACCCGGGCTTATTTAAGGCGTAAATTAACGGCAGCGGCAAGTACTCGTTCCTAATCCTGGAAAGGAGCTCTGAGCCGTACTCTAAAAGGTCCTTCAGTTCATCCCTCACGATAACCATCATGCCCAGCAGCCTACCATAACGCCCAAGCGCCTCCACCTCCTCACGTGAACCCCCACCCAGCAGCGCGCCAATCCTAGTGTAAGCCTCCACGTCAGCGGCCTTCAACCTTAAAACCCTTAAGTAGCTGCTAAGCTTAATGTCGAGGCTCCCGAAGAATTTAAGCTCAAGCGCCTCAGCACTTCCAAGCTCAGTGAAGCACTCGCAGATTAAATCGATAACGTTACGAGCCAGCTCCTTAGGAAGTGAAGCCTCATAAAGCTTAGAGAGGTGTGAAAAACCCTTAATGAGGAGGCCGTCACCAGCCAAAAGCGCAACGTTAACGCCGTACT contains:
- a CDS encoding thiamine pyrophosphate-dependent enzyme encodes the protein MKTYFGPGHGACPGCGLAIAAKTVINALEGRCFVVNPTGCLEIISSQYDRSAWGVPYIHSLFENAASVASGIEVALKVLGRKDEGHVVVLAGDGATADIGIGCLSGMFDRGHNVLYVCLDNEAYQNTGNQQSGLTPTGANTTTTPAGKLQPGKLQRKKNMPEIAVAHGAPYVATASVAYVPDLTRKVKRAVEFEGSKYLQVHCPCVTGWGISGRDVIPLARLAVETGLYPLVEWENGAVVRVMKIREKKPVEEYLKPQARFRHLFTHPKGKEVIGLIQRIADENIRRYNLLMGAG
- a CDS encoding transketolase C-terminal domain-containing protein; the encoded protein is MVVQVVRGFYAVAYAVKLCRPNVVCAYPITPQTEIVERLAEMYANGELKDCEYITAESEFGAASILVGAAAAGARTFTATCSQGLILMSEVLWNAAGLRLPIVLVVTNRAMSAPLSIWNDQQDSMLMRDAGIPQVYVENLQEAHDVIPQAFKVAEDRRVMLPFMVCMDGYKLTHAYEPIDVLSQEVVDGFLPRYNPPVYMTTKNPLTFGSYAPPHCYMELRVALQNAMTRAKEVISETCREWAKTVGRDWGGHLVEYFTEDAEVVAVAMGSLVGLVRDVVDEMRSRGRRVGLVKLRTLRPFPVEEVRRALRSANKVIVFERSVSFGYEGPVAIELKGALYRSGNTPEVYSIAVGLGGRDVPRALIVDCINKVIEGRIREGFHFEGVKPFEEVLAP
- a CDS encoding 4Fe-4S binding protein, with product MSEKLKVSLGGTSGPFGSRRMKTGWWGTEWPKVDLEKCTGCRLCEMYCPEPCIWIQDVDRKRKAVVDYDYCKGCGICSVVCPVGAITMEVKEMYKV
- a CDS encoding pyruvate ferredoxin oxidoreductase subunit gamma, whose protein sequence is MLIEVRFHGRGGQGVVTAADILAVAGFKEGYYTLSFPAFGAEKRGTPVNSYLRISDKPVVLRDEVHNPDYVVVMDPTVIHEVRVNAGLKEGGMIIANYPSVEALMKLVGVKNVKALNATKLAMEYLGRPITNTAMVGAFAGATKLVKLETLKETVEEWFKEKAELAERNVKLVEVAYKIMERG
- a CDS encoding ribonuclease H-like domain-containing protein, with translation MVKLCFLDVESTGLEAESSFIVGFGVMEEDGSWSHVFAKSVMDEASVIRELIAKLSKYEYVVTWYGSGFDLPMLVARAIRNGLDVSGLMTVKHLDLYLVAKSFLRLGKYDLDSVCKFFGIPKRFELKGSDMPPLYFKALSGDQEALRMISDHCYDDLQGLRNVFMKLKPVVDKLLSGEAQRLIPGLGITPLSSVKP
- a CDS encoding DUF4013 domain-containing protein; the encoded protein is MVEGGTVMRLEEVLTDSFNYVKGFIGNLGRYILLVVLYAIPIVNLIALGYSWRVIEETPKTDTSPPLEGFLGLWVKGLKVAVAGVIYMLIPCVVFMLGLLSVRAGFGFFLFPYALFTGLALSLFLLFLVLSFFFLVFLSMAITHMVKTGRFSKAFSIGEILGVIGRIGWGRYLAWLLVVFVLVAIVAGLNSIPYIGYIISVLVSPLILVFVARSAARLYSEAVKA
- a CDS encoding HD domain-containing protein gives rise to the protein MARSEAIELVKRNISSDRLVKHMVAVEAIMRGLAQRLGEDVELWGLVGLLHDVDYEKTVNSFLEHGLTSARMLEGLLPLEALDAIKAHNELTGYRSDTKLAKALKAADQLSGLLVAVALVMPSRKLAEVRVESILKKFKQKDFARGVDRSKIRICEELGLSLEEFIELGLRAVQRVSNELGL
- a CDS encoding DUF169 domain-containing protein translates to MELRFRLKAVGLNALGLEGFIRMRGSLFWVSVLSSLDYWHSMGLRLEGLLRPKTFPVAVKLVKPGEALPEGLKRPLKALGVKTTVCQAFGMTRRYGWSMLVTPEDNVCPPATFLHGWGSVDREAVEEWVLEAGFVKDREAAAKSAAFTLNFCKLKEGECVGVATSPLTRTKLSPDVILVYCNAAQAFLLTLASLYGCGGALNLQYSGRHASCGHGVIQTLLKGGVNLVLPDEGDRIFAATEDDELIFAVPASMLKAVIEGLDALYAKGLARYPTPFNLRFQPVFPKAFEKLASRIKP
- a CDS encoding polyprenyl synthetase family protein, which produces MRKALKDFAKGCLDYARPTLITLSCEAVGGDVKLASLAGEALILICGAFELHDDIIDKSYVRGPRRRKTILGKYGVNVALLAGDGLLIKGFSHLSKLYEASLPKELARNVIDLICECFTELGSAEALELKFFGSLDIKLSSYLRVLRLKAADVEAYTRIGALLGGGSREEVEALGRYGRLLGMMVIVRDELKDLLEYGSELLSRIRNEYLPLPLIYALNKPGFKDQIKALLSGGVVDRRVGLKLVRIAERSGGINYALRLLKRLGREALEALKPVKGNVEPLKLLVEATIPC